In Lasioglossum baleicum unplaced genomic scaffold, iyLasBale1 scaffold0126, whole genome shotgun sequence, the following are encoded in one genomic region:
- the LOC143219991 gene encoding uncharacterized protein LOC143219991 — MDTLIADQHLLHGRMARTCDNVRKLGKAKITKAVIEVHLRNLDARWKEFQNNDVSIRHAATEDDLKRDYFALDIFTSGEDAYCLQRSELMEWFEDLDSTRKSITDDAALPIQGSPARAQHIDGAQGVSLTAPANTSPIQVHVSQSALPKADLPTFTGSYHEWIRYRDLFTTLVLEDDSWSDAERFHYLAASLSGEAAQLIQRVPISGRNFHRAWELLEHRYENRRLLIDAQFELLFTMKEIRKHTAGELKRVLNCICNVASTLNSLDVPVDDSAFWMVQYVVRILDDHTLKHWERSLGSRTSPPSLSELLEFLEKTVRTQEAVETRAGTRRSASRVTVARVKTHLTSTENEVAQKRSTCSLCQGRHPIYFCQAFKGKSPSEKLQWVKSSGLCLNCLGHHEASACRNTHKCHQCAQPHHTTLHDAIRGAASTRVNSMVTSNVSGLQNDTGAILLATALISVGAQGRTRIVRALIDPCSEVTLVSEALVQALRAPRSSCSHVVVGAGDTPTSTVRGKATLTMSPRDQPSVCRSVEALILPRLTSYRPPGHRGSLTWPHISGLTLADPDVTSKQPIELLLGADVYPTILLDGIRRGDRCTPIAQETIFGWILSGPTTRSGASYPTAFSHACTIDDLTSLVRRFWEQEEVPASDKSFSSEEATCEKLFATTHSREDDGRYVVRLCFNHPLQALGETHGAARKILLANERRFHGNHQLQTAYKQFMAEYRQLGHMQPIPEEDWISSRPHFYLPHHGVMKVTDSSTKLRVVFNGSKTSSTGTSLNANLSAGPKLQLDLMDVLLRWRRHRVAFIADIEKMYRQIKVHRDDWDFQRILWRDSPDQPIIPHHLTTVTYGLTCAPYLAIRTLLQLATDEGSRFPSGATLLQEATYVDDVLSGADTVDEALQVQEDIVGICRSGGFTLKKWNANHPALLSSLPPDFLATSSAIPWHPELGCSALGLTWHPDTDDLSFSVKSSISSLRPTKRQVLSQVAKLFDPLGWLAPFIIRGKILMQQLWKEQLDWDDALPPLAAEQWKELTTEMPTLADIRIPRWIGVTDTQSSRQLHIFVDASEKAFAAVAYLRIGDSTTTASAALLVAKSKTAPLKVVSLPRLELCAAVLGARLLSHVRREQRISIDEVHLWSDSTVALAWLRGAPSRWNTYVANRVSEFQTTVPDIRLHHVGTKDNPADCAS, encoded by the coding sequence ATGGACACATTGATTGCCGATCAACACCTTCTGCACGGACGTATGGCTCGAACGTGTGACAACGTTCGCAAGCTCGGCAAGGCAAAAATCACTAAGGCAGTCATCGAGGTCCATTTACGAAATCTGGACGCTCGCTGGAAGGAGTTCCAGAACAACGATGTGAGTATTCGACATGCTGCCACGGAGGATGACCTCAAGCGTGATTACTTCGCCCTGGACATCTTCACCTCCGGAGAAGACGCATACTGCCTTCAGCGGAGCGAACTGATGGAATGGTTCGAGGATCTCGACTCGACCAGGAAATCCATAACCGATGACGCTGCGCTGCCCATCCAAGGCTCACCTGCTAGAGCCCAACATATTGACGGCGCACAGGGAGTCAGTCTCACTGCACCGGCGAACACTTCGCCCATCCAAGTGCATGTGTCTCAATCTGCGCTTCCCAAGGCCGACTTACCCACCTTCACGGGATCGTACCATGAATGGATTCGGTACAGGGATCTCTTCACGACTCTCGTGCTGGAAGACGACTCCTGGAGCGATGCGGAGCGGTTCCACTACCTGGCCGCCAGCCTGAGTGGAGAAGCTGCTCAGCTAATCCAACGGGTACCAATATCCGGTCGCAACTTCCATCGGGCGTGGGAGTTGTTGGAGCATCGCTACGAAAATAGGAGGCTTCTCATCGACGCCCAGTTCGAGCTGCTGTTTACCATGAAAGAGATTCGCAAACACACTGCAGGGGAGCTGAAGAGAGTATTGAACTGCATATGCAACGTAGCGTCTACTCTGAACTCCCTGGACGTTCCCGTAGATGATTCTGCGTTCTGGATGGTCCAGTATGTAGTCCGCATCCTGGATGACCATACCCTGAAGCACTGGGAGCGGTCTCTGGGCAGTCGAACGAGTCCTCCCTCACTCTCGGAGCTGCTCGAATTCCTGGAAAAGACCGTCCGAACGCAGGAGGCGGTAGAGACGCGAGCTGGGACACGACGATCCGCATCTCGAGTGACGGTAGCCAGGGTCAAGACTCACCTCACCTCAACCGAGAACGAAGTCGCCCAGAAGCGGTCGACATGTTCGCTCTGTCAGGGTAGGCATCCCATCTACTTCTGCCAGGCATTCAAGGGAAAATCGCCATCGGAAAAGTTACAGTGGGTCAAATCCTCCGGGCTCTGCCTGAACTGCCTGGGCCATCACGAAGCTAGTGCGTGTCGGAACACTCACAAGTGCCATCAGTGTGCTCAGCCGCATCATACGACTCTCCACGACGCCATACGTGGGGCGGCGTCGACCAGGGTCAACAGCATGGTCACATCCAACGTCTCGGGTCTACAGAACGATACTGGTGCTATCCTGCTCGCCACCGCTCTAATCTCCGTGGGGGCACAAGGTCGGACCCGCATTGTCCGAGCTCTCATAGACCCATGTTCAGAGGTAACGCTGGTCAGCGAGGCATTGGTGCAGGCACTGCGAGCCCCGAGGTCTTCCTGCTCTCATGTCGTCGTCGGAGCCGGTGACACCCCAACATCAACGGTGCGAGGGAAGGCCACACTGACGATGTCACCCCGGGACCAACCGTCAGTCTGCCGCTCCGTGGAGGCGCTCATTCTTCCGCGCCTTACATCATACCGACCACCGGGACATCGAGGATCACTCACCTGGCCTCATATATCAGGGCTCACTCTGGCTGACCCTGACGTGACATCTAAGCAGCCAATCGAATTATTACTGGGAGCTGACGTGTACCCCACTATACTTTTGGACGGAATTCGTCGTGGTGATCGATGCACTCCGATAGCCCAGGAGACCATTTTCGGATGGATCCTGTCAGGTCCCACTACGAGATCTGGTGCATCTTATCCCACTGCCTTCAGCCACGCCTGCACCATCGACGATCTGACATCGCTAGTTCGCCGATTCTGGGAACAGGAGGAGGTACCAGCGTCGGACAAATCATTCTCCAGCGAAGAAGCAACGTGCGAAAAGCTGTTCGCCACCACCCACAGTCGAGAGGACGATGGCCGGTATGTGGTGAGACTCTGTTTTAACCATCCATTGCAGGCCCTTGGCGAAACCCACGGCGCAGCACGAAAAATCTTACTGGCCAACGAGCGACGCTTCCATGGGAATCACCAGCTACAGACAGCCTACAAACAATTCATGGCGGAGTACCGGCAGCTCGGGCACATGCAGCCTATACCGGAGGAGGATTGGATCTCGTCTCGCCCTCACTTTTATCTGCCGCATCATGGGGTGATGAAGGTCACCGACTCTTCCACGAAATTAAGGGTCGTCTTCAATGGGTCCAAGACGTCCTCCACAGGCACCTCGTTGAATGCCAACCTTTCAGCAGGCCCAAAACTACAGCTGGACCTGATGGACGTCCTCCTCCGATGGAGGCGACACAGAGTAGCCTTCATCGCCGACATCGAAAAGATGTATCGACAGATTAAGGTACATCGCGACGACTGGGATTTTCAGAGGATTCTTTGGAGAGACAGTCCTGACCAGCCCATCATCCCTCACCATCTGACTACAGTCACGTATGGCTTGACCTGCGCTCCGTATCTCGCCATCCGGACGCTACTCCAACTCGCCACGGACGAAGGGTCAAGGTTTCCCAGCGGCGCGACCCTACTGCAGGAAGCCACCTACGTGGATGACGTACTGTCAGGCGCAGATACCGTGGACGAGGCGTTACAAGTGCAAGAGGACATTGTCGGAATCTGCAGGTCAGGCGGATTCACATTAAAGAAATGGAACGCCAATCATCCTGCACTGCTCTCCAGTTTGCCACCTGATTTCCTGGCTACCTCCTCCGCCATCCCTTGGCACCCCGAACTCGGTTGCAGTGCACTGGGGCTCACCTGGCATCCCGACACTGACGACCTCTCATTCTCAGTCAAATCCTCCATTTCCTCTCTCAGACCTACGAAACGACAGGTGCTTTCACAGGTGGCCAAATTATTTGACCCCCTCGGCTGGCTGGCACCGTTCATTATTCGTGGCAAGATACTCATGCAACAGCTCTGGAAAGAACAATTGGACTGGGATGATGCGCTCCCCCCGTTGGCCGCGGAGCAGTGGAAGGAGTTGACCACCGAGATGCCCACCTTAGCCGACATCCGCATTCCTCGGTGGATCGGAGTGACCGACACCCAATCTTCAAGGCAGCTGCATATTTTTGTGGACGCCAGCGAAAAGGCTTTCGCTGCAGTTGCATATCTCCGAATTGGCGACTCCACGACGACCGCGTCCGCCGCACTGTTGGTGGCAAAGTCGAAGACTGCCCCGTTGAAGGTCGTTTCTCTCCCACGACTTGAGCTCTGCGCTGCTGTCTTGGGCGCACGACTGCTCTCACATGTCCGCCGGGAGCAACGGATATCAATCGACGAGGTGCATTTGTGGTCAGATTCCACCGTCGCACTCGCATGGCTACGAGGCGCCCCATCCCGCTGGAACACGTACGTGGCCAATCGTGTGTCAGAATTTCAGACCACCGTTCCAGACATCCGTCTGCACCACGTGGGCACGAAGGACAACCCGGCGGACTGTGCATCATGA
- the LOC143219992 gene encoding uncharacterized protein LOC143219992: protein MWDTALPALTTAEEEKPTAATCHLSIPVAHPFLLRYSSLNRLLRITAWCLRWRKCTARRGAHSLHLQPDELRQAEIRVIKLAQHCDHPDVIAALSTCSPIGRSNRLRAMAPFLDDHGILRVGGRLRHSLLSFDEQHPIILAPDSPLTGLVIEHHHRRSLHGGVQLTLASIRQRFWIPQGRRLVKKCISRCIACRRWRAATKEQRMGDLPPTRVTPARPFLHTGVDYAGPVSIRTTAGRGRKITKGYVAIFVCFSTRAVHIETVTDYTSSAFLAAFRRFSSRRGLCSTLTSDCGTNFVGADQELRRLFTASSKEAAAISHHLSTDGVRWKFIPPGAPHFGGLWEAAVRSVKHHLRRVLGDATLTYEEFTTVLCQVEACLNSRPLQALTDDPEDLSPLTPGHFLVGGPLLAVPEPTLQDVPMHRLSRWQQQQQRVEHFWRRWSSEYLHQLQTRKKWTTTQPSLTIGELVLIKSELTPPCKWPLARITEVHPGTDGLIRIVTVRTATSQFKRPITKIVPLYRESEH, encoded by the coding sequence ATGTGGGACACAGCTCTTCCAGCACTTACCACGGCGGAGGAAGAGAAACCCACCGCAGCAACTTGCCATCTCAGCATCCCTGTCGCTCATCCGTTTCTCCTGCGCTATTCATCCCTCAATCGGCTACTGAGAATCACCGCTTGGTGCTTACGGTGGAGAAAATGCACCGCACGCCGCGGCGCGCATAGTCTGCATCTACAACCAGACGAATTACGTCAGGCGGAGATCCGAGTCATCAAACTTGCTCAGCACTGTGACCATCCCGACGTCATCGCTGCATTGTCGACCTGCAGCCCGATCGGACGATCAAATCGACTCAGGGCAATGGCACCGTTTCTGGATGACCACGGCATCCTCCGCGTCGGAGGCCGTCTGAGACATTCGCTGCTGTCCTTTGACGAGCAGCATCCAATTATCCTGGCTCCGGACTCACCTCTCACCGGCCTAGTCATCGAACATCACCACCGACGCTCATTGCATGGAGGGGTTCAACTCACGCTGGCATCCATCCGCCAACGCTTCTGGATTCCGCAGGGACGACGACTGGTGAAAAAGTGCATCTCCCGATGCATCGCCTGTCGTCGATGGCGGGCGGCAACAAAGGAACAACGTATGGGTGACCTCCCTCCAACTAGGGTGACGCCTGCACGACCATTCCTCCATACCGGCGTCGACTACGCTGGCCCGGTGTCCATCAGAACTACAGCAGGACGAGGACGTAAGATCACCAAGGGATACGTGGCAATTTTTGTTTGTTTCAGTACCCGAGCCGTGCACATCGAGACAGTCACCGACTATACCTCCTCGGCCTTCCTAGCAGCCTTTCGCAGGTTCTCCAGTCGCCGTGGCCTATGCTCCACCCTGACCAGTGACTGTGGGACAAATTTCGTCGGAGCAGACCAGGAGCTGCGACGCCTGTTCACCGCTTCGTCCAAGGAAGCAGCAGCCATCTCCCATCACCTGTCCACAGACGGCGTGAGATGGAAATTCATTCCTCCCGGCGCACCACACTTTGGTGGACTGTGGGAAGCTGCTGTCCGCTCGGTCAAACACCATTTACGGCGGGTCCTGGGTGACGCGACCCTGACATACGAGGAGTTCACCACTGTCCTCTGTCAGGTGGAGGCGTGCCTAAATTCACGTCCCCTCCAAGCACTGACCGACGACCCGGAAGACCTCAGCCCACTGACGCCAGGGCACTTTCTTGTTGGCGGACCTCTGCTGGCCGTCCCTGAGCCAACGCTGCAGGACGTCCCGATGCACCGACTCTCCCGAtggcaacaacaacagcaacggGTTGAGCACTTCTGGCGCCGCTGGTCCAGTGAATACCTACACCAGCTCCAGACGCGCAAAAAATGGACCACCACGCAGCCGTCGCTGACTATTGGGGAGTTGGTCCTCATCAAGTCCGAGCTTACGCCCCCCTGCAAGTGGCCGCTGGCACGTATTACCGAGGTACACCCGGGCACCGACGGGCTTATCCGAATCGTCACCGTGAGAACCGCGACGAGCCAGTTCAAACGTCCCATCACAAAGATCGTTCCTCTATATCGGGAATCGGAACATTAA